In a single window of the Necator americanus strain Aroian chromosome X, whole genome shotgun sequence genome:
- a CDS encoding hypothetical protein (NECATOR_CHRX.G21841.T1) has product MAKMKSFRGTIHDRKMSHDKQQTLDDEISRPDLNDENTGTSGIGMNKRSPAKETDETAIMSSHTHNTKQDKQTLCTVNDKNR; this is encoded by the coding sequence ATGGCGAAGATGAAAAGTTTTCGAGGAACGATCCATGATCGCAAAATGAGTCATGACAAACAACAAACGCTTGACGACGAGATTAGCCGGCCGGATTTGAACGACGAGAATACTGGGACCTCTGGAATCGGAATGAACAAACGTTCACCAGCAAAAGAGACCGATGAAACGGCTATAATGTCGTCACACACTCACAACACAAAGCAAGACAAACAAACGTTGTGCACAGTGAATGACAAAAATCGATAG